The Panthera uncia isolate 11264 chromosome C2, Puncia_PCG_1.0, whole genome shotgun sequence genome contains a region encoding:
- the LOC125920882 gene encoding olfactory receptor 5H2-like, with protein MEKDNATLLTELILTGLTYEPQWQISLFLVFLVIYLLTIVGNLGLIALIWNDPQLHIPMYFFLGSLAFVDAWISSTVTPKMLVNFFAKSKMISLSECMIQFFSLAISITTECFLLATMAYDRYVAICKPLLYPVIMSNTLCIRLLVLSFSGGLLHAIIHNALLFRLTFCDSIIVHHFYCDIMPLFKISCTDPSINFLIVFIFAGSIQMFTILIVLVSYTLVLFSVLKKKSLQGIRKAFSTCGAHLLSVSLYYGPLVLMYMRPVSAQSDGQDMMDSLFYTIIIPLLNPIIYSLRNKKVIDSLRKILKRNS; from the coding sequence ATGGAAAAAGATAATGCAACACTACTGACAGAGTTAATTCTCACAGGACTCACATATGAACCACAGTGGCAAATCTCCCTATTCCTGGTGTTCTTGGTTATCTATCTTCTCACCATTGTGGGGAACCTTGGTCTGATTGCTCTCATATGGAATGACCCTCAGCTTCACATCCCCATGTACTTTTTCCTTGGAAGTTTGGCATTTGTGGATGCTTGGATATCATCCACAGTGACCCCCAAGATGCTGGTCAACTTCTTTGCCAAGAGCAAAATGATATCTCTTTCTGAATGCATGATACAGTTTTTTTCCTTGGCAATCAGTATAACCACAGAATGTTTTCTGCTGGCAACAATGGCTTATGATCGCTATGTGGCCATATGCAAACCATTACTTTACCCAGTGATTATGTCCAATACACTATGCATCCGGCTgttagttttgtcattttcaggTGGCCTTCTTCATGCCATAATTCACAATGCTTTGTTATTCAGATTAACCTTCTGTGATTCCATCATAGTACATCACTTTTACTGTGACATTATGCCATTGTTTAAGATTTCTTGTACCGACCCTTCTATTAATTTTctgatagtatttatttttgctggGTCAATACAGATGTTCACCATTCTGATAGTTCTTGTCTCCTATACACTAGTTCTcttttcagtcttaaaaaagaagtcaCTACAAGGGATAAGAAAAGCCTTCTCCACCTGTGGAGCCCATCTCTTATCTGTCTCTTTGTACTATGGCCCTCTTGTCTTAATGTATATGCGCCCTGTATCTGCACAATCAGATGGTCAAGATATGATGGACTCTCTATTTTATACTATCATAATTCCTTTATTAAATCCAATTATCTATAGCTTGAGAAATAAGAAAGTCATAGATtcattgagaaaaatattaaagagaaattctTAG